A genomic region of Phycisphaerales bacterium AB-hyl4 contains the following coding sequences:
- a CDS encoding glutamine synthetase III — MSGSTARLQAVSAVTNYTPFSDPLNFVDTPSRELFGENVFNANAMRERLPKDIYKKLLKTIDNGEKLDYSIADQVASAMKDWAIEKGATHYAHVFFPLTGQTAEKHDSFLEPDGNGEAITEFSGKQLIQGEPDASSFPSGGLRATFEARGYTAWDVTSPAYILENPNGTTLCIPTAFVSWTGEALDKKTPVLRSMQAINEQAQRVLKLFGHENVARVNATAGAEQEYFLIDRNFYFARPDLVAAGRTVFGAQPPKGQELDDHYFGAIPERVLACMLDTERELYKLGVPVKTRHNEVAPGQYEVAPVFENANVATDHQQLVMIMLRRVAQKYGMECLMHEKPFAGVNGSGKHVNWSLGNATQGNLLEPGDTPHENAQFLVFCAAVIRSVHKYGHLLRAVIASAGNDHRLGANEAPPAILSIFLGDQLTDVFEQIKKGSLTGSKKPGTLTVGVDTLPSLPRHAGDRNRTSPFAFTGNKFEFRAVGSNQSIAGPLVALNTIVAESLDYIATEIEKETKGSPKKFNAAVQKVLKKVLGDHDKVIFNGDGYSEEWHKEAEKRGLPNLRTAADALPVITSPEVVKVFKKYNVLNERELASRQETYLEQYCIQIDVESKVALKLARTAIFPAAIRHQRELAETCAHLKAVGYTFDTDSLDEVTGLVKKLQDAIGVLDKAVVKGDALGHDLKKKSAFYRDHLLPAMLSVREHADALEAIVADDLWSLPTYQEMLFIK, encoded by the coding sequence ATGAGTGGCAGCACCGCCCGCCTTCAGGCCGTCTCGGCCGTAACCAACTACACGCCCTTCTCCGACCCGCTGAATTTCGTCGACACGCCGTCGCGCGAGCTGTTCGGTGAAAATGTCTTCAACGCCAACGCCATGCGCGAACGGCTACCCAAAGACATCTACAAAAAACTACTCAAGACCATCGACAACGGCGAAAAGCTCGACTACTCCATCGCCGATCAGGTCGCCTCGGCCATGAAAGACTGGGCCATCGAAAAAGGCGCGACGCATTATGCTCACGTCTTCTTCCCGCTCACCGGCCAGACCGCTGAGAAGCACGACAGCTTCCTCGAACCCGACGGCAACGGCGAAGCCATCACCGAATTCTCCGGCAAGCAACTGATCCAAGGCGAACCCGACGCCTCCAGCTTCCCCTCCGGCGGCCTGCGCGCCACCTTCGAAGCACGCGGCTACACCGCATGGGACGTCACCAGCCCCGCGTACATCCTCGAAAATCCAAACGGCACGACGCTGTGCATTCCCACCGCTTTCGTCTCGTGGACCGGCGAAGCGCTCGACAAGAAAACGCCCGTCCTCCGCTCCATGCAGGCGATCAACGAGCAAGCCCAGCGCGTGCTCAAACTGTTCGGCCACGAGAACGTCGCCCGCGTGAACGCCACCGCCGGCGCGGAACAGGAATACTTCCTGATCGACCGCAACTTCTACTTCGCCCGGCCTGACCTCGTCGCCGCCGGCCGAACGGTCTTCGGCGCACAGCCGCCCAAGGGCCAGGAACTCGACGACCACTACTTTGGCGCGATTCCCGAACGCGTGCTCGCCTGCATGCTCGACACGGAACGCGAACTCTACAAGCTCGGCGTGCCCGTCAAGACCCGCCACAACGAAGTCGCGCCCGGCCAGTACGAAGTCGCCCCGGTGTTCGAGAACGCCAACGTCGCGACCGACCACCAGCAGCTCGTGATGATCATGCTTCGTCGTGTGGCGCAGAAGTACGGCATGGAATGTCTGATGCACGAGAAGCCGTTCGCCGGCGTCAACGGCAGCGGCAAGCACGTCAACTGGTCGCTGGGCAACGCGACGCAGGGCAACCTGCTTGAGCCCGGCGACACGCCGCATGAAAACGCGCAATTCCTCGTGTTCTGTGCTGCCGTGATCCGGTCCGTGCACAAGTACGGCCACCTGCTGCGGGCGGTCATCGCCTCGGCGGGCAACGACCACCGTCTTGGTGCGAATGAAGCACCGCCCGCGATTCTGTCGATCTTCCTCGGCGATCAACTCACCGACGTGTTCGAGCAAATCAAGAAGGGGTCGCTTACCGGCTCGAAGAAGCCCGGCACGCTGACCGTCGGCGTCGACACGCTGCCGTCGCTGCCGCGACACGCCGGCGACCGCAACCGCACGAGCCCGTTCGCCTTCACCGGCAACAAGTTCGAGTTCCGCGCGGTTGGTTCGAACCAGTCGATCGCCGGCCCGCTGGTGGCGCTAAACACCATCGTCGCCGAGTCGCTGGACTACATCGCCACGGAAATCGAGAAAGAGACCAAGGGCAGCCCCAAGAAGTTCAATGCGGCTGTGCAGAAGGTCCTCAAGAAGGTGCTCGGCGATCACGACAAGGTCATCTTCAACGGCGACGGCTACTCGGAAGAGTGGCATAAGGAAGCGGAGAAGCGCGGCCTGCCGAATCTGCGCACCGCCGCCGACGCCCTGCCGGTGATCACCAGCCCGGAGGTGGTCAAGGTCTTCAAGAAGTACAACGTGCTCAACGAGCGCGAGCTGGCCAGCCGACAGGAAACGTACCTGGAGCAGTACTGCATCCAGATCGACGTCGAGAGCAAGGTCGCGCTGAAGTTGGCGCGGACGGCCATCTTCCCGGCCGCGATCCGCCATCAGCGCGAGCTGGCCGAGACGTGCGCCCACCTCAAAGCAGTGGGCTACACGTTCGACACCGACTCGCTCGATGAGGTGACCGGCCTGGTGAAGAAGTTGCAGGATGCCATCGGCGTGCTGGACAAGGCGGTCGTCAAGGGCGACGCCCTGGGCCACGACCTCAAGAAGAAGTCGGCGTTCTATCGCGACCACCTGCTGCCGGCCATGCTCAGCGTCCGCGAGCACGCCGACGCCCTTGAAGCCATCGTCGCCGACGACCTCTGGTCGCTGCCCACGTACCAGGAAATGCTGTTCATCAAGTAA
- a CDS encoding MBL fold metallo-hydrolase — translation MPPTPEQPDANPAPTGHPVMAKLRLEPFRIQGLSVAGEHTIVQVPELELCFDMGLCPRETLVSKTIAISHGHIDHVAGLSYYLCQRQRMNLGPARLVCHPNLEAPLRDLVQASAALDAHQADVNITPLKHDDELHLHDALHLRAFETRHTVPSLGYVVYERRKRLRKEVAHLPFERLEALQARGEPVMERHNAPLLCYTGDTDWGPHFQRSDVQRAKVLITECTFLQASHREHARRGQHLHLDHIVSLLEMVQAKTVVLTHLPRQLPMDRVRRLLAHAIPARHRERVVVLMDPGGPAGP, via the coding sequence ATGCCACCCACACCCGAGCAGCCCGACGCCAACCCCGCGCCCACCGGCCACCCGGTCATGGCCAAGCTGCGCCTCGAACCGTTCCGCATCCAGGGCCTCTCCGTCGCCGGCGAACACACCATCGTCCAGGTGCCCGAACTCGAACTCTGCTTCGACATGGGCCTCTGCCCCCGCGAAACGCTCGTCAGCAAGACCATCGCCATCTCCCACGGCCACATCGACCACGTCGCCGGCCTCAGCTACTACCTCTGCCAACGCCAGCGGATGAACCTCGGCCCGGCTCGCCTGGTCTGCCACCCCAACCTCGAAGCACCGCTGCGCGATCTCGTCCAGGCCAGCGCGGCGCTCGACGCGCATCAGGCTGATGTCAACATCACACCGCTGAAGCATGACGACGAACTGCACCTGCACGACGCGTTACACCTTCGCGCGTTTGAAACCCGCCACACCGTGCCTTCGCTGGGCTACGTCGTCTACGAGCGGCGCAAGCGTCTGCGCAAGGAAGTCGCTCACCTGCCCTTCGAACGGCTCGAAGCGTTGCAGGCCCGCGGCGAGCCGGTCATGGAACGCCACAACGCGCCGCTGCTCTGCTACACCGGCGACACTGACTGGGGGCCGCACTTTCAACGCAGCGACGTCCAACGCGCCAAGGTGCTCATCACCGAGTGCACCTTTCTTCAAGCCAGTCACCGCGAACACGCCCGACGCGGCCAGCACCTGCACCTGGACCACATCGTCTCGCTGCTTGAAATGGTGCAGGCGAAGACGGTCGTGCTGACGCATTTGCCGCGGCAATTGCCGATGGACCGGGTCCGCCGACTGCTTGCCCACGCGATTCCCGCCCGGCATCGCGAGCGGGTTGTCGTGCTGATGGACCCCGGCGGCCCGGCGGGGCCGTGA
- a CDS encoding MFS transporter translates to MTPSLASNDNDTPSRPSWRRVVDVYFNRRMLALAGLGFAGGLPLLLSSATLLAWLSVAGIRPATIGLFSLAVMPYAFKFVVAPLMDRYVPPMLGRRRGWLLITQTLIMLTLLGMAVIGPNVADRPAPTDNAAMGEAELAEVTIESLLPREQVEPAGGAVRDVLAPILGWLGFDAAAGISPHLWLLAAMALLLATFSAMQDVVGDAYRTDILAADEVAAGAAVWVAAYRTAMIITSGGTLMLAPWLGWPGVYMAMAGLMLVGVAASLLGPEPSGAASRPASLIEAVYRPVVEFIRRFGWQVPAVLLVVALFRLPEELARTMRMTLLLQEMNFSETDVGIAESASIALSILGAFIGGALVVKLGLIRSLLIFGAAMALTNAGYWLLYELDGGRAMMFTVSLIDSFALGLVTAGFLGFLMSLCDKRFSAFQFALLTSLMRIVGAYLGAYSGGLVEDFGYGPFFLLTVIAGAPALLLLLLLRGLQQRADATD, encoded by the coding sequence GTGACACCGTCCCTTGCCTCGAATGACAACGATACGCCATCGCGCCCCAGCTGGCGACGCGTGGTCGATGTCTACTTCAATCGACGCATGCTCGCGTTGGCGGGCCTCGGCTTCGCCGGCGGGCTGCCGCTGCTGCTGTCGAGCGCCACGCTCCTGGCCTGGTTGAGTGTGGCGGGCATTCGGCCGGCGACGATCGGGCTGTTCAGCCTGGCCGTCATGCCCTACGCGTTCAAGTTCGTCGTCGCCCCGCTGATGGACCGCTACGTGCCGCCGATGCTCGGCAGGCGGCGAGGCTGGCTGCTGATTACACAAACGCTCATCATGCTCACACTGCTGGGCATGGCGGTGATCGGCCCCAACGTCGCCGACCGACCCGCGCCAACCGACAACGCCGCCATGGGCGAAGCCGAGCTTGCCGAGGTGACGATTGAATCGCTGCTGCCGCGCGAGCAGGTCGAGCCCGCCGGGGGCGCGGTCCGCGATGTGCTCGCCCCCATACTCGGATGGCTCGGCTTCGACGCGGCGGCGGGCATCTCGCCCCACCTCTGGCTGCTGGCGGCGATGGCGCTGCTGCTGGCAACGTTCAGCGCGATGCAGGACGTGGTCGGCGATGCTTATCGGACAGACATCCTCGCCGCCGACGAGGTCGCCGCTGGCGCGGCCGTGTGGGTCGCCGCCTACCGCACTGCCATGATCATCACCAGCGGCGGCACGCTCATGCTCGCCCCCTGGCTGGGGTGGCCGGGCGTGTACATGGCCATGGCCGGGCTGATGCTCGTCGGCGTCGCTGCGTCGCTGCTCGGCCCCGAGCCGAGCGGCGCGGCGAGTCGGCCAGCGTCGCTGATCGAGGCGGTCTATCGCCCCGTCGTCGAGTTCATCCGACGCTTCGGCTGGCAGGTGCCCGCAGTGCTCCTGGTCGTGGCCCTGTTCCGGCTGCCCGAAGAGCTCGCACGCACGATGCGCATGACGCTGCTGCTGCAGGAAATGAACTTCAGCGAAACCGACGTCGGCATTGCCGAGTCGGCCAGCATCGCGCTGTCCATCCTCGGCGCGTTCATCGGCGGGGCGCTCGTCGTCAAGCTCGGCCTGATCCGCTCACTGCTGATCTTCGGCGCAGCAATGGCCCTCACCAACGCCGGCTACTGGCTGCTCTACGAACTCGACGGCGGCCGGGCGATGATGTTCACCGTTTCGCTCATCGACAGCTTCGCCCTGGGCCTGGTCACCGCCGGCTTCCTCGGCTTTCTGATGAGCCTCTGTGACAAACGTTTCTCCGCCTTCCAGTTCGCCCTGCTCACCAGCCTCATGCGCATCGTCGGCGCCTACCTCGGCGCCTACTCCGGCGGTCTGGTCGAAGACTTCGGCTATGGCCCGTTCTTCCTCCTTACCGTCATCGCCGGAGCCCCCGCCCTGCTGTTGCTGCTGCTCCTTCGCGGCCTGCAGCAGCGAGCCGACGCCACCGACTGA
- a CDS encoding SDR family oxidoreductase has protein sequence MKEPTFNREDETMLTLTHHRPDAWKYEPATIAGKRVIITGGTTGIGRSTALLLASLGAKVLIFGRHERELNDAIETMRDCEDRVVGLTADVTREADVDRVFQTIDQQFGGLDILINNAGIGAGSIDDASPDAYRQVIETNLIGYLACAQRALSRLREQHAGRIINIGSLSAKGQGPDSDIYVATKTAIRGFSESLARKVQNEDIYVTLIEPGSTGADINPESPEEERKLESQGEMLVSECIAEAVLWCMTQPRYCYVPLLQVQPLHEKVR, from the coding sequence ATGAAGGAGCCAACCTTCAACCGCGAGGACGAAACCATGCTGACACTGACCCACCATCGCCCGGACGCCTGGAAGTATGAGCCCGCCACCATCGCGGGCAAGCGCGTGATCATCACTGGCGGCACGACCGGCATCGGCCGAAGCACCGCCCTGCTGCTGGCCAGCCTTGGCGCAAAAGTGCTCATCTTCGGCCGACACGAACGCGAACTCAACGACGCCATCGAAACCATGCGCGACTGCGAAGACCGAGTCGTCGGCCTCACCGCCGACGTCACCCGCGAAGCCGACGTCGACCGCGTCTTCCAGACCATCGACCAGCAGTTCGGCGGCCTGGACATCCTCATCAACAACGCCGGCATCGGCGCCGGCAGCATCGACGACGCCTCGCCCGACGCATACCGACAGGTGATTGAAACCAACCTGATCGGCTACCTCGCCTGCGCTCAACGCGCCCTGTCGCGGCTGCGCGAGCAGCACGCCGGCCGAATCATCAACATCGGTTCGCTCAGTGCTAAAGGGCAAGGCCCCGACTCCGATATCTACGTCGCCACCAAGACCGCCATTCGCGGCTTCAGCGAGTCGCTCGCCCGCAAGGTGCAGAACGAAGATATCTACGTCACGCTTATTGAGCCCGGCTCGACCGGCGCGGACATCAATCCCGAGTCACCGGAAGAGGAACGCAAGCTCGAATCGCAAGGCGAGATGCTCGTCAGTGAGTGCATTGCCGAAGCGGTGCTCTGGTGCATGACACAGCCGCGTTATTGCTACGTGCCGCTGCTGCAGGTGCAGCCGCTGCATGAGAAAGTGCGATGA